In Alkalihalobacillus sp. FSL W8-0930, a single window of DNA contains:
- a CDS encoding lipoate--protein ligase family protein, which translates to MNSVRNQQDFVKTWRYFDHTQNGSGYSALESFAFDDMLCQSVGDTGAAAFRAWVHYDTVVLGTQDSRLPYIQEGIDFLSPEYQSIVRNSGGLAVMLDEGVLNLSLIFQEMKGWSINAGYDLMLELIRSMFPAFREKIEAREIVGSYCPGSYDLSINNQKFAGISQRRTRGGVAVQIYLCVTGSGSDRAEVIRQFYKEALKNGDARYEVPDIRPETMASLEELTVEALTVPYVLDLAKQAMEQLGATINPSEPSEDEQRVFEQQLERVTQRHERCLAP; encoded by the coding sequence ATGAATTCAGTCAGAAATCAGCAGGATTTTGTAAAAACCTGGCGATATTTTGATCATACTCAGAATGGTTCAGGCTATAGTGCGCTTGAATCCTTTGCCTTTGATGATATGTTATGTCAGTCCGTAGGAGACACTGGGGCCGCAGCGTTCAGGGCATGGGTACATTACGATACCGTTGTTCTTGGCACTCAAGACTCAAGGCTTCCATATATTCAAGAAGGAATTGATTTTCTATCTCCAGAATACCAGTCCATCGTCAGAAACTCCGGTGGACTTGCTGTTATGCTGGACGAGGGTGTGCTTAATCTATCACTCATCTTTCAGGAAATGAAGGGCTGGTCGATTAATGCGGGGTACGACTTAATGCTTGAGCTCATTCGTTCAATGTTCCCAGCGTTTCGGGAAAAAATTGAGGCGCGTGAAATTGTTGGCTCTTATTGTCCGGGCAGTTACGATCTTAGTATCAACAATCAGAAATTTGCAGGCATCTCACAAAGGCGAACCCGAGGTGGTGTAGCCGTACAAATCTATCTATGCGTTACAGGAAGTGGATCTGATCGCGCTGAGGTGATCAGACAGTTCTATAAAGAGGCGTTAAAAAACGGTGACGCTCGCTATGAGGTACCAGACATTCGGCCAGAAACAATGGCCTCTCTTGAAGAATTGACGGTAGAAGCACTAACAGTGCCTTATGTGCTTGACCTTGCCAAACAAGCGATGGAGCAACTCGGAGCAACGATTAACCCTTCTGAACCAAGTGAAGACGAACAACGTGTATTTGAACAGCAGCTCGAACGCGTGACACAGCGTCACGAGCGTTGTCTCGCCCCATAG
- the pta gene encoding phosphate acetyltransferase has protein sequence MSDLFTQIKEQVQQHQPTIVFPEGTDERILKAAVRLTEERVVKPILIGAPEAIKEVATKEGIELSSDITIENPADYAEFDAMVEAFVARRKGKETEESARKVLLDVNYFGTMLVYMDKAEGLVSGAAHSTGDTVRPALQIIKTQPGIKRTSGVFVMVKEDQKFVFGDCAINIAPNAEELSEIAIATAETAKLFDIDPKVAMLSFSTLGSASSQETQKVSEATKIAQAARPDLVIDGEFQFDAAFVPAVAQKKAPNSPLQGQANVFIFPSLESGNLGYKIAQRLGGYDAIGPILQGLNKPVNDLSRGCDADDVFKLSLITAMQAINQRVTV, from the coding sequence ATGAGCGATTTGTTTACTCAAATTAAAGAACAGGTCCAACAACATCAGCCAACCATTGTATTTCCAGAAGGTACAGACGAACGTATTTTGAAGGCAGCTGTCAGATTGACAGAAGAGCGTGTAGTAAAGCCAATTTTAATTGGTGCGCCAGAAGCCATTAAAGAAGTAGCAACGAAAGAAGGAATTGAACTTTCTTCAGACATTACAATAGAGAACCCAGCAGACTATGCAGAATTCGATGCGATGGTAGAAGCATTTGTTGCTCGTCGCAAAGGAAAAGAAACCGAAGAAAGTGCACGCAAGGTCCTTCTTGATGTGAACTACTTTGGAACGATGCTTGTCTATATGGATAAAGCAGAAGGACTTGTAAGTGGTGCAGCTCATTCAACGGGTGACACGGTACGTCCTGCTCTTCAAATCATCAAAACACAACCAGGTATCAAGCGTACGTCTGGAGTATTTGTCATGGTGAAAGAAGATCAGAAGTTTGTATTCGGTGATTGCGCGATTAACATTGCTCCTAATGCAGAAGAGCTTTCTGAGATTGCCATTGCAACAGCTGAAACAGCTAAATTATTTGATATTGATCCAAAAGTAGCGATGCTTAGCTTCTCAACACTTGGATCTGCGTCTTCACAAGAGACACAAAAAGTATCAGAAGCAACAAAAATTGCTCAAGCAGCACGTCCTGACTTAGTGATTGATGGAGAATTCCAATTTGATGCAGCGTTTGTTCCAGCTGTTGCTCAAAAGAAAGCTCCGAATTCACCACTTCAAGGACAAGCAAATGTATTCATCTTCCCAAGCCTTGAGTCAGGTAACCTAGGTTACAAAATTGCTCAACGTCTTGGTGGATACGATGCAATTGGACCAATCCTACAAGGGTTAAACAAACCAGTGAACGATCTTTCACGTGGATGTGACGCTGATGATGTCTTTAAATTAAGCTTAATCACAGCGATGCAAGCAATCAACCAACGTGTCACGGTTTAA
- the hemQ gene encoding hydrogen peroxide-dependent heme synthase encodes MNEAAKTLDGWYVLHDFRRIDWTSWKQVPSEEREQIISELQTLLSNWEEAISTDSGTHTVYSILGQKADLMIMLMRPTMKELNELENAFNKTRFAEFTLPSYSYVSVVELSNYLAGDSDEDPYQNPHVRSRLYPTLTDAPYVCFYPMDKRRDGNDNWYMLDMDERRSLMRSHGMIGRGYAGKVKQIISGSVGFDDWEWGVTLFAEDVLQFKKLVYEMRFDEVSARYGEFGSFYVGSLLKKEQLSKYLYV; translated from the coding sequence ATGAACGAAGCAGCAAAGACACTTGACGGTTGGTATGTTCTACATGATTTCCGAAGAATTGATTGGACTTCATGGAAACAGGTGCCAAGCGAAGAACGCGAACAAATCATTAGCGAACTGCAAACACTCCTTTCCAATTGGGAAGAAGCAATCTCAACAGATTCAGGAACACATACAGTGTACTCCATCCTCGGTCAAAAAGCTGACCTGATGATCATGCTTATGCGTCCAACGATGAAAGAACTAAATGAACTTGAAAACGCCTTTAATAAAACCAGATTTGCTGAGTTTACACTTCCATCGTATTCGTACGTATCGGTTGTAGAGCTTAGTAATTATCTTGCAGGTGACAGCGACGAGGATCCTTACCAAAACCCTCACGTTCGCTCAAGATTGTACCCTACATTAACAGATGCCCCTTACGTATGCTTCTATCCAATGGATAAACGCCGCGACGGGAACGATAACTGGTATATGCTTGATATGGACGAGCGTCGCTCCCTTATGCGCAGTCACGGTATGATTGGCCGAGGGTATGCAGGTAAAGTAAAACAAATCATCTCTGGCTCTGTCGGCTTTGACGATTGGGAATGGGGCGTTACACTATTTGCTGAAGATGTCCTTCAATTTAAAAAGCTTGTCTATGAAATGCGTTTTGACGAGGTATCGGCGCGATACGGAGAATTTGGATCGTTTTACGTAGGATCGTTACTTAAGAAAGAGCAGCTGTCCAAGTACCTTTATGTTTAA
- the yidC gene encoding membrane protein insertase YidC: MKKSHIIMLTMALLMVVLSACSPMEQAPITAETEGFWSHFFVYPMSWLITTVAVFFNNNYGLSIIITTILIRCVLLPLVLKQQKSTRKMQLLRPEMQEIQERMKKKKGDPKAQQEVQREMMGLYQKHGVNPLAGCLPILVQFPIIMAFYFAIIRTEEIRAHEFLWFNLGQPDYVLPVIAAITTFFQFKMSMSQMQQMPTVEGMPNPMNILLYVMPVMIIIAGVTLPSALSLYWVIGNIFMIIQTYFVVIRPNAKLAELETK, translated from the coding sequence TTGAAGAAGTCACATATTATCATGTTAACAATGGCCTTATTAATGGTTGTCTTGTCCGCTTGTTCACCTATGGAGCAAGCACCAATTACAGCTGAAACAGAAGGATTTTGGAGTCACTTTTTTGTATACCCAATGTCTTGGCTTATTACAACAGTAGCCGTATTCTTTAATAACAACTATGGTCTATCCATTATCATTACAACGATTTTGATCCGTTGTGTGTTACTGCCACTTGTATTAAAGCAACAAAAAAGTACACGTAAAATGCAGTTGCTACGCCCAGAAATGCAAGAAATTCAAGAAAGAATGAAAAAGAAAAAGGGAGATCCAAAAGCTCAGCAAGAAGTTCAAAGAGAAATGATGGGCTTGTATCAAAAGCATGGAGTAAATCCATTAGCCGGATGTTTACCGATTCTTGTACAATTCCCAATCATCATGGCATTCTACTTTGCGATTATTCGTACGGAAGAAATTAGAGCCCATGAGTTCCTATGGTTTAACTTAGGACAACCTGACTATGTATTACCGGTTATTGCGGCAATCACGACTTTCTTCCAGTTTAAAATGTCGATGAGCCAAATGCAGCAAATGCCAACAGTAGAAGGTATGCCAAACCCAATGAACATCTTACTGTATGTAATGCCAGTTATGATCATCATTGCCGGTGTAACGCTACCTTCAGCCCTTTCCCTTTATTGGGTAATCGGAAACATCTTTATGATCATCCAAACATACTTTGTAGTCATTCGCCCGAACGCAAAGCTTGCAGAGTTAGAAACGAAGTAA
- a CDS encoding ABC transporter permease — MNNFWTVTMHTFTNRLKTKAFMITTIITILVIAGFLNVDRIFEAFSGEGDGAESIAVVGDQEEIAEIVTQELSAQEFEATNESAQQGEPSEVLEETESDYVLSLQTDESGQLSALLYANDVSTSVANEVETTVQRVKESVATLELGLDEAQLASIYAPISFDTESAESSLTPDRTEEETSQAQTIVYILLFVIYLAVIVYGTMIATEVATEKSSRVMEILVSSVHPIVQMFGKIVGIGLTALLQLVILLIGAGLGLLIRGSTEDSFISELLGSNIPYDLVGYALIFLVLGFLLYGSIAAMLGSLVSRVEDVNTLIQPLIYMVMIAFFIAIFGLNNPESMLVTVTSWIPFFSPIIMFLRLGLLAIPLWEVILSFGVMIVSIIVFSLFAANVYKGGVIMYGSNSLFKGIKAALSLSKK; from the coding sequence ATGAATAATTTTTGGACAGTCACTATGCATACGTTTACGAACCGTTTAAAGACAAAAGCGTTTATGATTACTACCATTATTACGATTCTGGTGATTGCAGGTTTCTTAAATGTTGATCGAATCTTTGAAGCGTTCTCTGGTGAAGGGGATGGTGCAGAATCCATTGCTGTTGTTGGTGACCAAGAAGAAATTGCAGAAATTGTGACTCAAGAGTTATCTGCTCAAGAATTCGAAGCGACAAATGAATCGGCGCAACAGGGAGAGCCAAGCGAGGTTCTTGAAGAAACAGAATCAGATTATGTACTCAGCTTACAAACGGATGAGTCCGGCCAACTATCGGCCTTATTATATGCCAATGATGTATCAACAAGTGTGGCAAACGAAGTGGAAACAACGGTGCAGCGTGTAAAAGAATCTGTTGCAACACTAGAGCTAGGACTTGATGAAGCGCAGTTGGCTTCCATTTATGCTCCAATCTCTTTTGATACTGAATCTGCAGAGTCTTCTCTCACTCCTGATCGTACAGAAGAAGAAACGTCTCAAGCTCAGACGATCGTGTATATACTCCTATTCGTTATTTATTTGGCAGTCATTGTCTATGGAACGATGATTGCGACGGAGGTAGCAACGGAAAAATCATCGCGTGTCATGGAGATTCTTGTGTCGAGTGTTCATCCAATCGTGCAGATGTTTGGGAAGATTGTAGGGATTGGATTAACAGCCTTACTTCAACTTGTGATCCTTTTAATCGGTGCGGGACTAGGTCTTTTAATCAGAGGTTCAACAGAAGATAGCTTTATATCAGAGCTTCTCGGATCGAACATTCCATATGACTTAGTTGGTTATGCACTCATTTTCTTAGTTCTCGGCTTCTTACTATACGGTAGTATTGCAGCGATGCTTGGCTCTTTAGTAAGCCGTGTAGAAGATGTGAACACATTGATTCAACCACTCATTTATATGGTGATGATTGCATTCTTTATTGCGATCTTTGGCTTAAACAATCCAGAGTCAATGCTGGTTACGGTTACTTCATGGATACCATTTTTCTCACCGATTATCATGTTCCTGCGTTTAGGTCTACTAGCCATTCCTTTATGGGAAGTCATTCTTTCCTTTGGAGTGATGATTGTTTCGATCATCGTCTTTAGCTTATTTGCAGCCAACGTTTACAAAGGTGGCGTCATTATGTATGGCAGCAATTCATTATTCAAAGGAATTAAAGCTGCGTTATCGCTTTCAAAAAAATAA
- a CDS encoding ABC transporter ATP-binding protein: MTLSIDHVSKQFGQHQAVKDISIHVPKGDIFGMLGANGAGKTTTFRMILGLLDPSDGTITWDGQKIDYSRTSLVGYLPEERGLYPKLTVKEQLLYLGRLKGMKKTDILKATKQWLETFKVPEYENKKIEELSKGNQQKIQFIAAILHNPELVILDEPFSGLDPLNVDLLKKAVIELKNAGSTIIFSSHRMEHVEELCEHLCIMHKGKPVVHGKLKEIKQDFGKKNVLIRADYSLDFLQEQPGVTKFEAFPNGARVQVDGMEAAKSLFQQITQKGFVERFEVEEPSLHDIFVEKVGTSYE, translated from the coding sequence ATGACTTTATCCATTGATCACGTGTCAAAGCAGTTCGGTCAGCATCAAGCGGTGAAAGACATTTCGATTCATGTACCTAAAGGTGACATTTTTGGAATGCTCGGAGCAAATGGAGCGGGGAAAACAACAACGTTCCGAATGATTCTTGGGCTTCTGGACCCATCAGATGGAACGATTACTTGGGATGGTCAGAAGATCGATTATAGCCGTACTAGCTTAGTGGGGTACTTACCTGAAGAACGAGGACTTTACCCAAAGCTAACAGTAAAGGAACAGCTCCTTTACCTGGGACGATTAAAAGGAATGAAAAAGACGGACATCTTAAAAGCGACCAAACAGTGGCTAGAGACCTTTAAGGTGCCAGAATATGAAAACAAAAAGATTGAGGAGCTTTCAAAAGGGAATCAGCAAAAAATTCAATTCATCGCTGCAATCCTGCATAATCCGGAATTGGTCATTCTAGATGAGCCGTTCAGTGGATTAGATCCTTTAAATGTCGACCTTCTGAAAAAAGCCGTCATCGAATTAAAAAACGCAGGCTCAACAATTATCTTTTCCAGTCACCGGATGGAGCATGTAGAGGAGTTATGTGAACATCTGTGTATCATGCATAAGGGAAAACCAGTTGTTCATGGAAAGCTGAAAGAAATTAAACAAGATTTCGGAAAGAAGAATGTGTTGATTCGCGCCGATTATTCGCTTGATTTCTTGCAGGAACAACCAGGTGTGACGAAATTTGAAGCCTTCCCAAATGGAGCACGTGTTCAAGTGGATGGGATGGAAGCGGCAAAATCATTGTTTCAGCAAATCACACAAAAAGGATTTGTTGAACGCTTTGAAGTAGAAGAACCAAGCTTACACGACATATTCGTTGAGAAAGTGGGGACCTCATATGAATAA
- a CDS encoding ABC transporter ATP-binding protein — protein MKPIILSNVKKSIENRQVLNIQAMGLEPGSINALVGNNGSGKTTLLNVLTGLVNVDSGNVNRFKETTWEEEWKQKLAFIPQELGPHSYFSLKELAYLEQIAYTGWDHVLFNRLVTEFDLPLKKKLDKLSVGMRKKAMTALALSRPSKLLVMDEPLAGVDISGQEQLKREWISYLEADEERTILFSTHTPSEIGEMADYIHVLKKGELEGPFEKDTLSEQYAYIWVEHAPGLSSIPGVKRVQTTGNTSMLLTEDRFATEEALAVARYEVQQVQALNITDILRAKLEGNEGVSV, from the coding sequence GTGTTAAATATTCAAGCGATGGGACTTGAACCCGGAAGTATCAATGCGTTAGTTGGAAATAATGGATCTGGAAAAACAACGCTCTTAAATGTTCTTACAGGATTGGTAAATGTGGATTCCGGAAACGTAAATAGATTTAAAGAAACTACTTGGGAAGAAGAATGGAAACAGAAACTGGCTTTTATACCACAGGAGTTAGGGCCGCATTCTTACTTTTCGTTAAAAGAACTTGCTTATCTTGAACAAATTGCCTACACAGGTTGGGATCATGTTCTCTTCAACCGATTAGTAACCGAATTCGACCTCCCTTTAAAGAAGAAGCTCGATAAGCTCTCTGTCGGGATGCGAAAAAAAGCAATGACGGCATTAGCATTATCGAGGCCCTCGAAGCTATTAGTTATGGATGAACCACTGGCAGGTGTCGACATTAGTGGGCAGGAGCAATTAAAGAGAGAGTGGATTTCTTATCTAGAGGCAGATGAAGAGAGGACGATCTTGTTTTCTACCCATACGCCAAGTGAGATCGGGGAGATGGCAGACTATATTCACGTACTGAAGAAGGGCGAGCTTGAGGGGCCTTTTGAAAAAGACACACTCAGCGAACAGTATGCGTACATTTGGGTCGAACACGCACCAGGACTTTCAAGCATTCCAGGAGTAAAGCGAGTGCAGACTACCGGCAACACGTCCATGCTTCTAACGGAAGATCGTTTTGCAACAGAAGAAGCGTTAGCAGTAGCGCGCTATGAAGTTCAACAGGTTCAAGCTCTTAACATCACTGACATTTTAAGAGCAAAATTAGAAGGAAATGAAGGAGTGAGCGTATGA